From the Astatotilapia calliptera chromosome 6, fAstCal1.2, whole genome shotgun sequence genome, one window contains:
- the ccdc86 gene encoding coiled-coil domain-containing protein 86, producing MPKRGKPVSEEKAADEAEPGAEQVQEPPAEGRRTRSGRTFRTPAPVLGSEAPVRTPSRRSRRSVLQELPVEVEETNTEEKPVSPAEDRSSMPAEPEPCPGAEQPTPEPAEPQTVTPAADTENKSTVNGSGDAPLSRPVPAEPVPKKPHLAPSEKPRPAIPLGKPKSGRVWKDRSKARFSALVRDKQLCSSWEKKMEAKREKALVKQYSLQLKDEKARQKEEKRKRREENLKRREENERKAEIVQVIRNTSKIKRMKKKHLRKIEKRDTLALLQKSQKQSGKPTKKQKNSDQDLT from the exons atgccaaaaagaggaaaacccGTGTCAGAAGAGAAAGCCGCCGATGAGGCGGAACCGGGAGCGGAGCAGGTCCAGGAACCACCGGCGGAGGGCAGACGGACCCGCAGCGGCCGCACGTTCCGGACTCCAGCACCGGTGCTCGGCTCTGAAGCCCCGGTGAGGACTCCCAGCCGGAGGAGCAGGAGGTCAGTCCTCCAGGAGCTACCGGTAGAGGTGGAGGAAACAAATACAGAGGAGAAACCTGTGAGTCCGGCCGAGGACAGGTCCAGCATGCCAGCGGAACCAGAGCCCTGTCCCGGGGCAGAGCAGCCGACACCGGAACCAGCTGAGCCACAGACAGTGACTCCAGCGGCGGATACAGAAAACAAATCCACAGTTAACGGCAGCGGAGACGCTCCTCTGTCCAGACCTGTTCCAGCAGAGCCGGTCCCGAAGAAGCCTCACCTAGCTCCCAGTGAGAAGCCCCGCCCGGCCATTCCTCTGGGAAAACCGAAATCTGGAAGAGTGTGGAAGGACCGGAGCAAGGCGAG GTTTTCAGCTTTAGTGAGAGACAAACAATTGTGCTCCTCTTGGGAAAAGAAGATGGAGGCCAAGCGGGAGAAGGCACTGGTGAAGCAGTATTCTTTGCAGCTTAAGGATGAGAAAGCTCGGCAGAAGGAG gaaaagaggaaaagaagagaagaaaacttAAAACGTCGAGAAGAGAACGAACGCAAAGCTGAGATCGTTCAAGTG ATCCGGAATACGTCAAAGATcaagaggatgaagaagaaaCATCTCAGAAAGATTGAGAAGCGAGACACGCTGGCTCTGCTGCAGAAGTCACAGAAGCAGAGCGGCAAACccacaaagaaacagaagaacTCTGACCAAGATTTAACTTAA